The sequence below is a genomic window from Candidatus Binatia bacterium.
GTGGCGCTGCTGCAGCCAACAATGGCGAGGGTCGCCATCATATAGGCGAGATTCGTGGTCAATCGCTTCATGGAGAGTCTCCTTGTCCCTGTTCAAGCAGATTCCGAGGGAACCGGTCCAACGGAAAGTTCCGGGCGTGCAAGCTTGTGTTCTCCATCGGAAGTCGGAAGATTAGTGGCGGGGCATGCCGGTGATGCATGGGCTCCTGAAGGAGATGGTGAGTGAACTGGTTTCAGATTGTGCGTGGGCTTCTGGCAGTCGTCTTTTTTGCAGCGGGTGCCAATAAACTGATCCAACTGGATGCGGCAATCGAGAACTTTGCGGGTATGGGGTTGTCGAGCGAGCTGGTCTATCTGGTCGGAATAGGCGAGATTGCCTGCGCGGTGGGATTGTTTGTGCCGGCTCTTTTTTCCGCATCTGTCGTCGGGATGCTGGTGTTCATGATCGGTGCGATTGGCGCCGAGATAGGCGTGGGGGCAATACCGTTCCCGGCGCTGATCACCGGAGGATTCGTACTTGTGCTGTGGCGGCTGCGGCCGCCGGCATGAGGAATTTGATCGCGCGATCCTCCAGCAAGGTTGTGTGATCCCTCCGAGGAATTTTCATGCCGCAGCTTCTGGAAATTCGTGCCGGTAGCCGTGCCCGGCAACACTTGGCCGATCACGGCTTTCGCCGCGATGATTTCACCACTCTGCTGGGTGCTTCCGGCGGGCCCAAATGGCTCGTTCTCGCAGGCATCGACCGGGTGCTCTGCGAGCGGTTGTTGCGTGATCGAAGCGAGATGTTGCACCTTCTCGGGTCGTCGATCGGAGCCTGGCGCCATATCTGCTTTGCCCAGCAGGATCCGGATGCTGCCTCCGAGCGATTCAGGGACGCCTACACAGGGCAGGTGTACGACGAAAAACCGACGGCACCGGAGGTGCTGCACGAAATGGAGCGCGTGCTGGACGCCACGCTCGGCGCTCATGGCGAAGATGAAATTCTTCGGAATCCCCTGATCCGCACGCATATTCTCGCCACCCGGAGCCGGGCGCTCGTCGATACGGATCATCGTGCAGCACTTCTTGCCGGCCTCGGAGCAGCGGCGCTTGCCAATACTTTTTCACGAAAAGCACTCGCCACTTTTTTTGAACGTTGGGTTTTCCATACGGGCGATGCCGCGTTCGAGTTTCAGGGTTTTTCCACCCGGCAGACATGTTTGCAGGCGGAGGCCCTGCGGCCTGCGGTGCTGGCCACAGGAGCCGTACCTCTCTTGATTCCGGGTATCAGGGATCTGCCGGGCGCCGCTGCCGGTATCTACCGCGACGGTGGAATCACGGATTACCATTTTGATTTCACCTTTCGCCGTCCCGCTGGTCTGGTGCTTTTTCCGCACTTTTTTACCCGAATCTCGCCCGGTTGGTTCGATAAATTCATGCCCTGGCGCGGGCCTGCCGTGGCCGATCTCGATGACGTCGTGCAATTGGCACCATCGGCGGCGTTTATCGCCCGACTTCCGGGGGGCCGGGTGCCGGATCGCTCGGATTTCGAAACGATGTCGACCGCCGTACGTCAGCAAGCCTGGCGGGAGGTCCTGCGCTATGCCGAGGATCTCGGTGAGGAACTCGAGCGACTTTTGGCAGGAGACGACTTGCTGGAGCACCTGCGACCCTTCCCTTCCGCCTGAGGGCAAAAGCGAAGAAGTGCCGAGGGCGTTCGTTTTGTTAAAGGGTGAGGGCGACGAGGTCCGCGTACGCAGGCTCCGTAGGGAGCCTCGTGCAATTAGTATAGTTAAAACGACACCTTAGCTCGGAGAATCATGGAGAACGCTGCACCAGAAGAGGCGGTAACGCCCACGTATACTCTTGAAAACCCCTTCGCGACACCTTCGAAAACCGAGGGTAGTGAGCAACCGGCCTCAATTTATGAGGACGCCCTTGCTCTAGGCGAGGAATTGATTGCCAAACCCGAGCGCGGTGGTGGGTTGGACCGTGTGAGGGTCCAGCACGCCAAGGGGCGTATGACGGTCTTCGAGCGCATCAAGGTCCTGACCGCTCAGGAGCCCAACCTTTTCTGGCAGAATTGGGGTCCCAATCTCGACGGCGCTTCGCTGGTTTGCGGCGTGCTCAATGTCGATGGCCGTGACGTCGCTGTTTACGGCCATGACTTCACTCTGCGTGCCGGTTCGATGGACGCGACCAATGGAGCCAAGCTGGCGCGTTTGATCTATATGGCGGGTGAGCGCGGCATTCCCCTGATCGGCATGAATGACTCCGCCGGAGCTTTCGTTCCGGCAGGGGTTGGCGGTCTGGACGGATATTCCGAAGCCTTCACGGCCCTGCGACGGATCAGCGGCTTGGTGCCCAGTATCAGTCTGATGTTCGGTTATAATGCGGGCGGAGGATCCTATTTGCCTCGACAGGGATCGTTCATGATCCAGTCCGAAGATACCTTCATCGGTCTCACGGGCCCGGGCGTCGTGAAAAGTGTTCTCGGGGAGGAGATCTCCGCCGATGACCTTGGTGGACCGGGCGTTCATGCGCAGAGCGGCGTCTGCGACCTGACGACTCCG
It includes:
- a CDS encoding DoxX family protein, which encodes MNWFQIVRGLLAVVFFAAGANKLIQLDAAIENFAGMGLSSELVYLVGIGEIACAVGLFVPALFSASVVGMLVFMIGAIGAEIGVGAIPFPALITGGFVLVLWRLRPPA
- a CDS encoding patatin-like phospholipase family protein, whose amino-acid sequence is MPQLLEIRAGSRARQHLADHGFRRDDFTTLLGASGGPKWLVLAGIDRVLCERLLRDRSEMLHLLGSSIGAWRHICFAQQDPDAASERFRDAYTGQVYDEKPTAPEVLHEMERVLDATLGAHGEDEILRNPLIRTHILATRSRALVDTDHRAALLAGLGAAALANTFSRKALATFFERWVFHTGDAAFEFQGFSTRQTCLQAEALRPAVLATGAVPLLIPGIRDLPGAAAGIYRDGGITDYHFDFTFRRPAGLVLFPHFFTRISPGWFDKFMPWRGPAVADLDDVVQLAPSAAFIARLPGGRVPDRSDFETMSTAVRQQAWREVLRYAEDLGEELERLLAGDDLLEHLRPFPSA